Within the Bacteroidota bacterium genome, the region TAAACTGCCCGGCAATACAACTGAAGAACTGGTCAATGCTTACACGGCATTAATCCAGTCGTTGAACCGACAGATGAACATTCCTCTTACACTTAAAGATTTCGGAGTAAGCGAAGCTGATTTTAAAGCCAATTTGAAGTTTATCTCTGAAAATGCCCTCCTGGATGCCTGCACTGGAGCTAATCCAAGACCGGTCAGCAAAGAGGAAATGGAAAAATTATTTACCTGCATTTATTATGGCCAAAAGGTAGATTTTTGATTCTTGTTTTCTATTTTAGCGCTCCTGCACAAAAAGCAGGAGCGTTTTTTCATTTTTAGAAAGTATGGGTTGATTTTTCCCTTTCTAGTATGTATTTTAAGCTATTCGAATCTACATTTAAACATGAAAATTAATAACCAGGAAAGCCAACAATTATCAGATATTCCTGAAGATGTTCTGAAACGAATGCCTTCTTATTTAAATTATCTTAGGTTTTTAAAGCTTAAAGGCAAAACTTATATTTCTGCCGACCATATTGCCAAAGATATGGATTATACCCATTCTATGGTGGTCAATGATATTTCCTACTCCAGGAATTTTGATCCTTCTCTTGATATTTATAACATTGAGATTCTAATCAATGGCATTGAGACCATGCTGGGATATCACAAGATACAGGAAATTCTGGTGGTGGGCGCAAAACGATTTGGGGACGAGTTTATTCTGAATAAAACATTAAAAAATTGTAATTTAAAAATTGAAGCCGTTTTTGATTCCAGTTCTTCCTTCATCGGCAAAAACATTAAAGGTTACCAGGTCATGTCGGTTCAAAAATTGAAAAATTTGGCAAACCGCATGAATATTCAAATCGGTATTCTGATTAACAACAATGAAGAAGCCCAACAAATTGCCGATTTAATGTCCACCTCTGGAATAAAAATAATATGGAATTTTACAGCCCAGGAACTTAGGGTGCCCAATTCCGTATTTGTCCTGAATTCGGATACCCATGATAATTTAGTTGATCAATATCATATAATTTATAATCAACTAATTAATAAATAGTTAATACCCATCCCCCTGAAATCTTCCTAAAAATCTTCATCCCAAAAAAATCATAAAGCTGTTTTGGAATCAATACAGGGAATCAACACGAAATTTCTCATCAACCACAAAGAACTCGTGATCAATAGGAAATTCAAGCTGTTCTTTCCTATTAACCGCCATAAAACGGAGGCAAAAGAGCTATCTCATCATTGTTTTTAAAATTATCCGCCTTATTCAGAATTTTATTCAAGGCCACCTGGTAATGAATTTTTGAAAGGGCAGGATACTTGCCGGCCAGATAACCTTTTAAAGAGGCTGAATCAATAATATCTTTCAATTCAAATTGCTTTTTCCCAATAATATCGGCAACTTCACCGAAACAAATAATTTTAATTTTCATCGTGATGTAGTTTAATTATTTCTTTAATTAAAACTGTACAGGTTAATGTGCTTCAAGCCAGTTCTGCCCTACTCCGATTTCAACCAAAAGTGGGACTTTCAATTTCACTGCAGATTCCATTTCTGTTTTCACCAGTTCCCTGACTTCTTCCAATTCCGGCTTAAAAACATCCAGAA harbors:
- a CDS encoding redox-sensing transcriptional repressor Rex — its product is MKINNQESQQLSDIPEDVLKRMPSYLNYLRFLKLKGKTYISADHIAKDMDYTHSMVVNDISYSRNFDPSLDIYNIEILINGIETMLGYHKIQEILVVGAKRFGDEFILNKTLKNCNLKIEAVFDSSSSFIGKNIKGYQVMSVQKLKNLANRMNIQIGILINNNEEAQQIADLMSTSGIKIIWNFTAQELRVPNSVFVLNSDTHDNLVDQYHIIYNQLINK
- a CDS encoding MoaD/ThiS family protein — translated: MKIKIICFGEVADIIGKKQFELKDIIDSASLKGYLAGKYPALSKIHYQVALNKILNKADNFKNNDEIALLPPFYGG